In a single window of the Candidatus Eisenbacteria bacterium genome:
- a CDS encoding transposase zinc-binding domain-containing protein: MHVGTTTAAGGRTLGEAARSSGVYRRRQPETTVLYEIVREHLETFLAQGRGSDGEGYPHFVEREFRRYLDCGLLCHGFARPHCPRCGFERLVAFSCKGKLCPSCLARRTADMSAWLVDHLLPEAGYRQWVLTFPWTLRFRLAADRALLTALLRIFLKVLFAWQRRRGRALGIRDGQTGAITFVQRFGGALNL; encoded by the coding sequence ATGCATGTCGGCACGACGACAGCCGCTGGCGGGCGGACCTTGGGCGAAGCAGCACGATCGTCAGGCGTCTATCGCCGCCGCCAACCGGAGACGACGGTCCTGTACGAGATCGTGCGGGAACACTTGGAGACCTTCCTCGCCCAGGGACGGGGTTCAGACGGAGAGGGTTATCCGCATTTCGTGGAGCGCGAGTTCCGCCGCTATCTGGACTGCGGCCTTCTCTGCCACGGATTCGCCCGCCCCCACTGCCCGCGTTGCGGCTTCGAGCGGCTGGTGGCCTTTTCGTGCAAGGGGAAGCTCTGCCCCAGCTGCCTCGCCCGCCGGACGGCGGATATGTCGGCCTGGCTGGTGGATCACCTTCTCCCGGAAGCGGGCTACCGACAGTGGGTTTTAACATTTCCCTGGACCCTGCGCTTCCGCTTGGCGGCGGATCGGGCGCTCCTGACCGCGTTGTTGCGGATTTTCCTGAAAGTTCTCTTCGCCTGGCAACGCCGCCGCGGCCGCGCCCTCGGCATCCGCGACGGACAGACCGGGGCGATCACATTTGTACAACGGTTCGGGGGAGCGTTAAATCTATAA